TTTGTGGCTAGTGTGAGGGAGTAAGTCTTACAgaaattttcatgcttttttcttctttttagtgGAATTAATCTGCAGAGAGCAAGTACACGGTTCAGTTATCCCTCACACAGGGAACTAGGAAGAAGCTGTTCTCCATGTCAGCTTTGCAAGGCAGGGACGGATGATTTCATTGCAGTGAGTGACACATAGGCTGGATGTTGGGAAAGACTTCCTCATGTTTGTGATAGACATTGGAGTGGACTGCTGGGGAAAGAGTAGAGTAGATGCAATTGGAGTGTTTTAGGAAGGTTGAAGGGATAGCTGTCAGAAGTGGTTTAGCTGAAGTGGACCCTGCCTTGAGGTGGGGGAGATAAAGAACTTATGGAGGTCCCAGCTACCCTTAatctctgtgtgtctctgtgggttttaaagtattttcatcAGGGACACTGACTGGTTTTGATTGACAGCAGTTCTGAGTATTTGTCACACGTGTTGTCCTATACACCACCCCCAAAGTAATGAAAGTTGGGTGTGCTTACTGGCCTGGAAGACAGGCTGGCATGTCTGctaattctttctctttttagcTGGATGCAAAGCAGTTATCACATACAACCAGGGAGTCAGGGGAGGCCGAATCATAGAGCTGAAGACAACTGTGGATGAAGCTGTGAAGAACTGTCCAAGCATCAAACATGTGTTTGTGGCTCAGAGGACAGATAACAAAGTCCAGATGGGTGACCGTGATATTCCCCTTGAAGAGGTATGTTGTTGTTGGATAACTGCTTTTAGGTCTGCATGTTGGCTAGGATAATCTTTCTCTCCATATGTGCCTTTGGGGCCTGAGTTCTGCTCCTTACAGCATCTGGATCTTCATCTTCAAATGGACTGCCTGTATTTACAGTCTGCTAGGATTGtgatgcagagcagctgagtCTATGTCTGGTTTATCTCAATACGGGCAGGGCTATGCTGCTCCATTTCAGTAGTCCTGCAAACAGTGCTGAGATTTAGGAAGTGTTTCCTGAGACCCAGAGGTCACTGAGACCATTGTGGCCGTTGTTATTTTACCGTGTTCCGACGCTGTGTTATGGATTGCATGTGCACTCAGACTGGACACTGTTGAAAGGCAGTGCAGAAATGATGAAGTTCCTAGAGAGGCTTCATCCAGCCCGTGAACAGCGTTGTGGTTGCCCCATGGTGGGAGAACAGTGATGGCTTGGGACTATTTAGAGCCTGTGCTTCCTGGGGAAGAAAACAGCCATTGTTTTTATGTGTTTAGCTGGCACACATGGGACTCCAGGCTAATGCAGAAGTAGTTTTATCAGTTTGCTGGCAGTAGTAAACAGGAACTACTCATGCTAATAATGCCTGGAAAAAGCTAATTGCTGGCAAGATGATTGCTCAAGAGCCTCTGTGCTGGTCACATGAGATAGAAAGAAGTACTAGTGTTAGTTAAACAGAGAAGACAGGTTTTATTCAGAAATTGTCTTACTCCTTACTCCAACAAAGGATGTTGTGATTATTTTGCTTAGTCTGCAAACAGCTTGACGTGCTTTAGTGATCCAAGAGCTGAGCTCATCCCACTGTCAGTTTGTAGGGTCTGaaacaaacaagaaattaaCTAGTTAATATTGTTAAAGATCCTTACTGTTCTTTACAGCAGCTGTACTTTCCAGCTCCTGTGCAATGGCTTATTGCAAAATTTAAGCTCATGTTGTAATGGAGCATATGAGGATTCCATCTTTGTTTCAAAAACTGGCAAGTCAGCCTGAATTGGCAGTGCTGAAATGTCATGAGAAATACCTGAGAtgagcagcagtgctgtaaCTCAGCGGCTAAGAATTACACCAGACTTTGTGAactctttgtattttattaagCTTTGTTTGTCAGACACTTTTAAACAACTGGACCTACTGATGGTAGTGTTTCACCTTGTAAATACAGTGCGTTTACAGTGTATACTCATAAAAAGGCAGTACCAAGAAACTCCTCCAAGGAGCCGCCTAATTAACTCTTGCAAGAAATCATTATTCATCAAGACACTACAGAGCTCAAGAGAAGCTCTGACCAAGCAGGACATTGCATCCTTCACTCCTGTGGTTCTGACTGTAGGGGGTGAGGAGAGGATCTCACCCAGCTGGCCAAACAAGGGAGTATGAAGAGAGTGACAGAGGCAGGAGAATAAAGCACTCTTCTTCTCCTCGGtagaaagaaattagaaatttgAGGATCACATCGACAGGGACAGTCATCCATTGCTGGGGCCAGGGAAGGGAGATGAACACACAGTTTAACTGTAGCACTACAGATTttagaggaaaaggaaggtaCTAAGCAGTACCCAgtcagccttgctgctgctgtcaagTGTTTGCAGTCACATTTGGATTTCCACCAGCACCTTGCAAAGGCTTCAAATGTAAACAGCTATGacttaccatttttttttcctgaaatgttattttatctGGCCTGTTCTCCTTGACTTCTCTGCCCAGCAGAGGTACTGGTGGAAAGGTTAGATGCTATGTACCCACAAGGAACCTTTCACTAGGTGAGCCCATATAAGCTATGATAAATCCATGGACATTTATGAAGGGGTGACAGCAATGGTGGCTCTTGTCTCTGGACACTGTTGCCATGCCTACAGAGTGTGATGGTTGGCTCCGTATAGCCAAAGTCTTTCTGTCATTGccaccttttctttcttaggAGATGACCAAGGCAGATTCCGTCTGCACTCCAGAGAGCATGGACAGTGAAGACATGCTCTTCATGCTGTACACATCGGGCCAGCACTGGGAAACCCAAAGGAATTGTTCACACCCAGGCTGGATACCTGCTGTACGCTGCTCTCACACACAAGGGTAACTCAGCTGCCTCCTCTGGGAAAGGGTTCACTTACCTTCCAGCAGTGCTAACAAGAGAGGACCTGGCTCAGGGAAAAGTGCTGTATTCTCTGCTTGCTGCTCAGTTGGCTTATTGGTTGTAACAAGCTGGAAAATGCCTGAACTATGTAATTAATCTTCAGGATTTGTTCTGAGGAATATGATTACTATGCAAACCTGAACCTAGAGTTATGAAAGCAAGGAAATGGCAGTGCTGctcttgcatttaaaatgtgcCAATGCTGGCTGCCCAGAATTTGCAGCTGAGGAGATTCTGGTAAGTATCTTACTGGCATTGGTAATGTGGATATTACTGTAGTATTTTGCGTTGGGATGCTggacttttttatttcagagaggATCTGGACTCTTAAAATAGCCTCTTTGCATAGTACTTTTTGTGCGAAGAAAAAGAATTGTATTTCCTTATGGTTGCACCgctgttctgcttttctgggTGATCAAGAGAAAATCTTTTAACCTTCTTTCtcttgaaaatggaaagagtCAAGGCACTGCTTCTTGAAGCTTCTGGTCTGAGCTCTGGATATTAAAAGGTAACAGTGAAAAGAGGAGAGGACTGCAGTGAAAGATTTCCACCTGGCTTTAGTGGTATCACCCTGTTTGTAATCACACACAATTCATGtgaaggttttctttctttaggcTGACATGGTTGAATTTTTACAAGATTTGAATGTTTAAGTGTCAGACTTCTCTGTATGAAGAGCATTTGTTACGTCAGCTTTTCTAAGTGACAGCGTAAACTCCAAGGCATCTCTTTGTTAGTCCAGAAGGTAGATCTGCACCCTGGTGCATTTTCTCCACATGCAGAGTGCATGAGAGGGAAAGGCACTTGGAAAAGTAAGGTGGGAATTGTCTTTTCTAGGTGGAGGGATTAGCTGACCTGTGTGATCTCTGTGGTCTTTGCACATTCACCTGGGACACCCTTGTCACACactcatggggtttttttttagttctgatCCATACACTTGACTCCTTATGAGTCAGGACGTCTTCACCGTATGGTAGAGGAGTTAGATTTCCATATCCAAGACAAGATAATGAGTTCTCCCAGATCTTTATCTTGAATTTGATGAGCAAGGAGCGGGTAGCCTCTGGAAAGCAATGCACTTGTATAGAGAAGCTGATCAGCTAAGaatatttctcagaaaatgttttatggGCACCCATCAGTTCCTCCAGATCTCTCATGGAAATCTGTTGATATTGGTGAAGGGTCTGAGACTCTGTAGTCTGCAGTTTCCCTGTGACTCAGAATCAGCTCTCCCATGTGAACCACCTGGAGTAGGAAACCATAGGTATCTAAGGCTCTGAGCTTTGGTTGTAGCTTTGTTgctccagctgagcagctgctggtacAGCTGTGCTTCCTGTATGTTTGCAAATGTGCTGGGAGCCTGGGGGCCCTGGTGCTGGTCCCTCTGACTCGCTTCCTCACCTTGGGCTGGTCTTCGTGTGGCCGTGTCCCACACGCCTGGCGCCACTTGCCTCATGTGCTCTCCTGCTCCCATCTGGATGCCCAGTCCAGCACCTTTCCTTTGAGCACCTGCCAACAGGAAATCAGCTGGCCTTACGTTTATCTTTGCAGTATGTGTTTGACTACCAGCAAGGCGATGTTTTTGGCTGTGTGGCCGACATTGGCTGGATCACAGGACATAGCTATGTTGTGTATGGACCACTCTGCAATGGAGCCACCTCTGTCCTGTTTGAAAGCACTCCAGTGTACCCTGACCCAGGTGAGGAGGTGGTGGGAAAAGGTTTGGCTAGACATGGCAATGTGGCAGAAGAGGTTCAGAAACCTGTACAGTATGACCTGTCTGCTCAGGAGAGGTAAGCTCCATTGCTTTGGAACATGTGTATACAACACTCAGGAACATCTGTGAATCCggggtagggaaaaaaaagctgtcatttcttttcctctgtactcacagtagcagcagctccagctttgGCTGTTAACCTTTCAGCTGAGTGTTTGCAGCAGTATGTCCGTGCTGGAAGGGTAAAAAGCCTTCCAGCTTTTTAAAAGTGTGATTTTGCAGGTCGTTACTGGGAAGTGGTGCAAAGGTTGAAAATTAATCAGTTTTATGGAGCACCTACAGCGATACGCCTGCTGCTGAATTATGGAGAAGAGTGGGTGAAGAAATATGACAGATCTTCCTTGAAGGTTTTGGGTTCAGGTAAGGGGCATGAAATCTTCATCTGAAAAAGACAAGGGGTTCTAGCTGGTGAAATGAAGATGCCCGAGGAGCTCAGCTGACCACATGGGATGTGGTTAGAAATAAGATGATAAAGCGGGCTCTGTGTCTGgctattcaaatattttctcagcGGAAGAAGCaacaaaatgacattttgggTCCATTGAACTTTTGTGTGATTGCCTGTTTCCTAGCTTATTTTGCAGGATCACATTCTTGGCTAAAAAGATTTATCTAATGGTAAAGGACATCACTTTGAATTTTACTGGCATAGGTGACCcaagcagcattttcctgcattattttctgttctggagGTTCTTACTACATGACCTGCATTGATTAGTTACTTTCAGTGATATTCATTGCTTGCCTTTTGGTCCTTCTGGAAAAAGTCAGTCCTCAGTTACATGAGTGCATCGCAGTCCTTTGTGCATCACAGCAGAAGTGCTGGAAGCATTCTGCCTGGAGATCATGCGTTCAGCTTGTTGTACACCAAGAGGGAGAATGAACTGCCCGCAGTCTCTTGGGTCTcaggttgttttctttcttgttttggtCTAGTGGGAGAGCCCATCAACAAGGAAGCTTGGCAGTGGTTCTACCAGGTGGTGGGAGAAGGGCACTGTACCCTTGTGGACACATGGTGGCAGACAGGTAAGAGGCAGCTTTGGGGGGCATGGGGGACCCTGGTCATTAGCAGGTTGCtggtggggagagagggatTAGCACATTTCAGTTTGATCTAACAAGTctgtcaaaaaaaccctcctggCATTTGGACCAGCTTTGAAAAGTCACTGGGGAGTTTCTGCACATAACAGCAATGTAACAACGTGTAAAAGCAATGGcaatgttgggttttttgttttcctctaaaTGTTCTTTGATATTTTGAGTGCTGGTAAATGCCAGTTGCTGCTAGAAATATGAGGCAGGGATTGAATTTCTGGGCAAAGCTGGCAATAGTAAGCTTGAATTGCAAAACTCATTTTCAGTTTATCCAGCTGTACTGACCTTGTCATTGTCTTGTCATGCAAAAGCACTGAAAGCACCACATAGCCACAATCTGTACTTAGGTGTGCTTTGTCttccttcctgggaatggtCAGAGGAGGATGGAAAACTAAGCTGTGTAGTCAAAGGGACCTTGTGCAACTGCTCTGGAAGATTGGAAAGGACAGAGTGAGAGAGACTTGCTGGCTGCCCATCAGGTGGCTGGAGGACAGTGGCTGTcacccagcagggctgctggggagcaCCTTCTCCCATGATTGAATTGATATTCTGTAGTTGCTTTGGCCCTGGACCTTTGATGCCTTAAAGGATGCACTTGTGTATTGGCAACATGCTTGGCCCATCTGTGTGCATTAGTTAAGGCTTGTTTGCCGTGTACAAGCTGCTGGACACAGTGACTGGCTGTCTCAGATCCCagtccagctggagcagagctggcctCTGCCTCCTGGCCTCCCTAGCCAGCAACAGAGAGAGGCCACGTGCTGTACCCAGACTGGGGTTGTGCTGCCTGGTGGGGCCCTCTGCTCGAAGgactcctgcagctccttcctggcTCCTTCCTCAGCACccagtcttctcttttctgagCACCAACACCCAGGAGTTGCTAAAGGTGCCTTGCAATATGTCCTTCTGAAGTCGTGAGATCCAGTTTGCCATGGAgacaggagcacagctgctggcaTTCTGCCTCTGCTGAAAAATAGTCTTAAACTGCCATTGAGCAGAATATTCATTCCCTTTCCAGTCAAGCTGCTCCTGATTTCTTCCTTATTCCTGCTAGCAGGCTCTCTATGTCAGTGTGATGAATTTTCTTCTGGCACACAACCAAGTTCCATTTAATCCAGACCAGGCTTGCAggctctttttttcattttcagatttgaAATAAAACCACCTCAGAATTCAGAGCAGCAATGTTAACTGCTATCTACTTCAGCTACTGATCTCTTAAATCTTCTGGGTTCCTACATGCTGAGCAGAAGGAAAGCTGGCTGGCTAGGTCTTTCCTCATCatgctttcctcctctctgctctgaaaGAAAACACCATGGAGAAACAGTTGATTGCCGCACATTGACATAATTGAGAAGAATCCAGTTTTGCCCTAAcattttttggttggtttgttaACTGGTGCACGTAGTGTTTGTGCTGTGTTGTCTATTTCCACCAAAGTACAGGGTTAGATGTTGTATTAAATTGTATTtctcctgggattttggagcaaCAACTGTCAGGTAAGAGGTAAAAAAACATTCCCTGTACAGTCTGCTAGAGCAGAGTGCTTGGTCTTACCTTGAACCAGGCATAGCTTTACAGGTAAACAGTCACCAGCTCCTGGAAGCATAATATAATGATAAATATTAATGACATTGATTTTAGTAGAAAGTGGAATCAATCTTTTTCCACAGTTGATGCTTTAATAAAGAGGAAGCCAAGTTAATCTTGGAAAGATTATATATGCCATTTGAACGTAAAAGGAGTGTGGGAAGAGATCACAGGAACAATGTGATGGATGCTGGCTGTGGTCCTGCAGTGTCACCTTTCCTATGCAATTCCAGTATAGCTGGTTAattgtgctgctgtgtgccGTGTCCTCCACGGGACACTGCTCTCTGGAGCAGCAACCTGTTGCCAGCTAATAAAGCCTGGCAGGCATCAGCTAATGGTGATTTAAGAATCTACTTTAAAGTTTTTGGATGAGGCAAATGAGTGAGAGAGCAATTATGAGAAACAATTGAAATAGTGTGGTGTGTGCAGATGAAAAATTCCTATGGCTCTTGCTGTTGAGACACCAGATTGTGATTGACAGTAACAGAACCAAAGCTGTGTTTGAGTTTTAGGTGTAGTTCTTCACGATGCAGAAAAGACACTAGGTATTTTCACTTTTGTCACTGATTTCACAAACAAAAGAACAGCCATGAACAGAagctggttttgaaagacaTCTCTGAACAGACCCTGGAAGCTTTTGTTGTTTGCATCATCTCAC
The window above is part of the Corvus moneduloides isolate bCorMon1 chromosome 3, bCorMon1.pri, whole genome shotgun sequence genome. Proteins encoded here:
- the LOC116441871 gene encoding LOW QUALITY PROTEIN: acetyl-coenzyme A synthetase 2-like, mitochondrial (The sequence of the model RefSeq protein was modified relative to this genomic sequence to represent the inferred CDS: deleted 1 base in 1 codon), whose translation is MALAAARARALRALSRPRPPGRLPVAARCCCSQAGAPGALPPGGYRAWWERAARDPAGFWADVARGWLLWDSPFHTACQPGDPAGSARWFLGGRLNVSVNCLDQHVEKSPNRVALIWERDEPGTAVHVTYRELLDLTCRLANTLKKYGIQKGDRVAIYMSVSPLSVAAMLACARIGAVHTVVFAGFSAESLAGRILDSGCKAVITYNQGVRGGRIIELKTTVDEAVKNCPSIKHVFVAQRTDNKVQMGDRDIPLEEEMTKADSVCTPESMDSEDMLFMLYTSGSTGKPKGIVHTQAGYLLYAALTHKGNSYVFDYQQGDVFGCVADIGWITGHSYVVYGPLCNGATSVLFESTPVYPDPGRYWEVVQRLKINQFYGAPTAIRLLLNYGEEWVKKYDRSSLKVLGSVGEPINKEAWQWFYQVVGEGHCTLVDTWWQTGKRQLWGAWGTLVISRLLVGREGLAHFSLI